Below is a genomic region from Paludicola sp. MB14-C6.
ATTTCTGCACCAGACGGCTATTTCAACTCCATTTGCAAAACGGTACAATATGGAGACCAAATTATAGTTAAGCTTGAGATGAACATTAAAATGCTTGGCTTTAGTGACTACAATATTACGTTTCCGTTTTCAATAGAAAAGTCTACACAATCAGAGCAGTACTGGAAGTAGGTGTATACTGTGAAAAAAACAATTCAAATTCTAAAAAGCAACAAAGGAAATGCGCTGATTATGACTATTTTCGCTATTTTGGTAATTGCTCTACTTTCTTATCCAATTTATGAATTTGCCCAATCATCAATTGTTATTCGTCATATACGAGAACAAGCACAGCTGACCTTAGATACCTATACAATTACGGAAGGTAAAGAGGTCGTTCATTCTATAAAAAGCGGTCATGATTACACTTCAATCATCAACAAGCAGCTGTTCTTAGATAATTACGTAAAAGCTTTAAAAGCGAATCCAAACCTCAAAGCATATTCTAATGAGCAGCTTTATTTTGATATATCTGATATGAATGTTGCTTTTATTTATAAGGATGATCTGAAAACTTATGTATCTTTTACCGTTCATATGCCTTTGTATTTATGTGGTCAAAAGTTGTTAACCAGAGATATTCCATTATCACTTCAAAGTAGATATAACTTAAAATATTAAAAGGAGGAGCGCTATGCCATCATCAAAGCCAAGAACAAGAGAAAATTTTCCGAATCAAAAAATTACAGTTGGTAGTAAGGTACGACCATTTATTTTTGATTGGATTGATAAAGAAATACTTTGGAAAATACGTGAAAAATCCAATTCGGGTGTCATTAGCCAGGCACTTGAATTTGCTTACTCAAATGAAGAAGCTTTTATTCAATTCTGTACGCAATCAAAGGATAAAGTCAAATAAAGGGGATATAGTTTTGTCTATGCTTAACGATAAACCAAACATTATACTAAGTGATATACATAACCCGGAAGAAGCTTTGCTTTTTATCAATAAGCTTTCAGACTATCAACTTAGTAATTTTTCTGATTTTTCAGATGCAACCATACTTGAATGTATTGCTGAAATATCAAAGTACAGTCTAACAACGATACGGAAGAGGAAATATGTTTAATCATACAAAAGCAGATGAGTGAAATCAATCATTCATCTGCTTATTTATTTTATGAAAGGATGGTTTAAATGCAAGGATTTATAAAAGTAAGTAATCGAATATTTGATTACAATTTATCCTCAAAAGCTATTTACATATATGTGTACTTATCTTCAAAAGTTAATTGTTTGCAATATACGAATGCTACATATGAAGACATATCCTGTGCTTGTAATATGGACACCAAAACTGCTAAAACAGGAATTGATGAATTGATTAACAAAGGTTTAGTAACAAAGCAAAATAGGTTTAATTCTCGTGGCTATTTAGCTAACAGATACTATATTAAGAACTTGATAACGAATAATTTACAATGGTTTAAAGTAGATCGTGCTGTGTTTAAGACGAATATAAAAGCAACCGATTTTGTGGTGTTTTGTTTTATCAGTAAATGCATGTGTTCTAAAAAGCAAGAAGCATTTCCTTCCCTTTCTGCTATTTCGTTAGGTACCGGAATAAGTCGTGGTCGTGTTTCCCAAGCTGTACAATATCTTCGCCACTTTACGTTTATTAACCGCATAAGACGTCGCTATAAGCACACTTTAGCATTCAGGCACAATAGATATATGCACTTTAAATGCAACGTAAAAAAGGGCAAAAAAAGAGCCTATACATGGACCGTACAGGCAAAATATCCAAATTACAGTTATATATTACCATATGTTGTTTTGAAAATCAATACTTTTATGTTGAATTGAGGTGGTACGGAATTTCCCCAACAAGTATTAGACGCACATACTATTACTAATAAGATAAAAAAACAATATACGTATTAATTAATTTAATAGTATAATCGGATTTTTGAGAAAGTCCAAACAAAGTGCGGAAGCCTTTAGTGATAACATGTTATAATAATATCCATCACAATAAAAGGAGACTTAAAACAATGGACATCAAAGAAAATACATCGGAAACAACGCTATACGATTGGCTAGACAAATGGCTATTAGTATATAGTAAACACAGGGTAAAGCAAGCTACTTTTGACTGTTATTCAGCTGCAATAGGGTGGGTAAAAGTATGTATTGAAAATAAACCGCTTAACTTAATAACTGAGCTTGATATTCAATCTGGGTTAAATATACTAAGTGATCTTGGTTATTCAAAGTCTACTATAAAAAAAGCACAAATTGTTTTAAACCAAGCATTTAATAAAGCAATTAGAAATTATCAGCTAACTCGAGTTACAGAAAACCCGGTTGTTGGTACATATATTCCTATTGAGGCTGGAGAAAAAGATGTTTTACCTTTAACAAGAGAAGAACAATCAATTATTGAAATCGCTTGTTATGAAGTTTTACATGGATTGTTAATGCTGTTTTTATTATACACTGGCCTACGACGTTCTGAATTGTGTAATTTAAAATGGTCCGATTATGATAAAAATAAAAGTTGCATTTATGTACGCAAAAGTAAAACAAAAAAAGGAATTCGAATGGTTCCCTTGCTTCCTCTTTGCGAGCAAATCATTATCACCCAACCTAAAATTAATGAGTATATTTTTAATTCAACAATAAAGCAGCCTATTACAGATAGCGTTCTTAAAAAAACATATATACGAATAAGAAAGAAAACCGGCATTATGACTTTTACAAATCATGTATGCCGGCATTCATTTGCAACCAGATTATTAGAAAATGGTGCTGATCCAAAAGCTATTGCTGAAATATTAGGACATACAAATGTTTCATTTACCATGAATAGATATGCTGCACCAGACTATGATTATTACCGTAATCAGATAATGGTATTGAAAAATATTTTATGATAATGAATTTAACAATTTACCTGTTAGGTTCCGTTTTAGATTCCTAAATTGGTATAATAAAGTAATTAAAAAGAATTTGATTTTAGTATATCTTTTAGGAGTTATACAAATACTTTTTAAATTTACTACATTAAATATAAATTATTCCTAAAAACTATCGTTAAACGGAAAGGATATATTATGAAAATTGGTTATATTAGAGTTAGTACAATATCACAGAATATAGATAGACAAGTTGACGCACTCAGTCAATGCGGATGTGAAAAAATATTTATAGATAAATGCACTGGCACAAAAGCTAATCGTCCACAATTAGAAAAGCTATTTGAGCAACTTAGAAAAAATGATATTGTAATAGTGACGGAGCTTTCTCGATTCGGACGAAGTACAAAAGATTTGATTAACCTTGTTGAACAAGTAGAAAGCCAGGGAGCGCAGTTTATCAGCTTAAAAGAAGATATTGATACTACTTCTGCTATGGGTAAATTCTTTTTTACAATTGTTTGCGCTTTTTCTCAATTACAAAGAGATATAATCGTTCAAAACACGAAAGAAGGATTGAAGGCAGCCCGTGCTAGAGGAAGAAAAGGCGGAAGGCCTAAAGTAGATAGCAAAGCTTTAGATAATGCTGTTAAACTCTATAAAACAAAAACACTTAGCATTAAGGAAATAGAGAATGTAACAGGGATAAGCAAATCAAGTTTATATAAATATTTAAACCAAAAAGAAGTACAGTCTGAATAGGCTGTACTTCTTTTGTTAGGAATATCGCATGCGTAATTGTTCGTTAGGATTATGTTGCGTTATTTCACATTATCTATGTAATGAGCATCTACATCTTATGGACTATGGATTGATAGTTAGCTAAGCTCTACATTCGAAGTTATTTGAGCGTACTTTCAATTAACATCTATTTTATAATCTCCACCAAATAGAGTCATTAAATCTATACCTTTCAAATCCATTACGCTCCAATATGCGTTGTGATGCATAACCATGGATATCCGTTTCTGCAATAATATGTTTTACTTCTTTCTGTGCAAGTCCCCATTTACACATTCCACAAACGCCCTCTGTCATATATCCATTGTGCTCAAACTCATTACCAAGGCCATATCCTATCTCGATTTCCCCATTTCCATTTGGCAATCCTTTAAATGCAGCAGAGCCTACTGCGATTCTATCAGACTTTCTTATCAATAGCCAAAATGCATTGTACAAACAACTCTCTGAATTATTTGAAATAACTCTAATCTGTTTATCCAAATATTCAAGAATAAATCCCTCTAACGCTTCACCCTTATATACACAATCCAATTCCTTTTCAAGCATATTAAGATTATCTTTTAATAATTTTAATCGTTCTAAAGAAAGTGGCACAAGCTCAAGTCTTTCTGTTTCCAGTACCATAATTACCTCCCTTACTATTAGTCGCAATAGTTATTGATTTTTATTAATCATAAATACAAAAATCTTATTATTCGATGTAATTGCTGTCTGTCTTAAACATAATGTGCAGTATGAAAGACAGTTCAATCCGTTATAGTTGCCTTAACAATTAAATCATTTAGTACTACTTTTTCATTTTCTAAACTTTTGTCAGTAGCACTGAGTAAAGTGGTCAAGTGGCTGATGACATGCTCAATCTGGCTTTGGATATTCTGTACTTGCGTTTGGGATTGATTAATTTTATTTAATACCGCCCAATCTGCCAACAAACCGTCAAAAAAATAGTCCGCAAAGCATAGAAATCCATCAATGCTAATCTGCATATCCGTGTGAATCGTCACATCAGTTAGCTCGGTTTTAAAACGGCGCAACTGTACCTGCAAATACTCGACCTGTTGCTGTGCTTCATCCAGATGGCTGTGCTTTGCCATATCCGACAGCAGCCCGCCCCCCATCAAATCCAAAGCGCCCCAGTCTTCTGCACTGTCAAGGCTGGATAGAATACTATTGCTGGTCTCAAGCGCTGCCTGACCGGCTTCAAGCGCCTCACGGATTTCTTTAACCTGTTTCTCAAGGTAGGAGATACGTTCCTCAGCTCTAAGGATTTTCTCAGCAGCTTGAGTCCCGATGGATTTAATAGCCTTCAGCTTATCCATCATCGCTTGCGCGTATTGCTGCTCACATTCATGCAATTCACGCAGCTCTGCCTCGCAGAATTTAATATCTTCATTTACCGCAGAAAGTTCACGTGAAACGACATCATACTTAACGCTAGCAGCATAGGCTTCTTCACGCTCTATATCCAACTTTTCCTCTCTCTTGCCAATGACGTTATAGAAGAAAGCGGTTAAACTATGACCTTCCAGACGGTCAACATCAACTTGCTCATCCAATTTGTCTTTTCTAAGGGCATCGGCTTTGATGTTCAACGTCTCACGTTGAGTGTATAATTCCTTTAGTTTTGACTCATTGTGCTTTTTTTGTACAACTTGTCTTCGAAAAAACGATATTTTTTCATCATAATATGCCATAACAGGAACTCCTCTCAATTTTATACAACTAATTATTTCTCTTTCATAGCCTATATATGACTTTTTATTGTTAAGAGCGTTCAGCCGTCTATTTAATTAAAATCAACTTGCATGTCGAAATTAGAATTAAGAAAGCTATCTATTCACTTTAAACATAATAGGAAGTTCAGAACTTACTTAAAGCGTACACGCTTCATGGAAATTGTTACCTAAATGTGTTAAGTTAATAAAAGAGTAAATTTCCCCACCACCGATTGATCTCATTGGTGATATACATCCTATTCTGGCTAAGTCAATTAAAGCCATTTCTATATCTTTGTTACTTAAGCGAGGATAATCAGTTTCACTTTTACCTTCAGTTATAACTTCCATATTATCCGGAAGCAAATAGGTTACAAGAAACTTATGCTGGTTTTCGTTAAAAGGGATGCTATATATTTTATCAATTATTTTCGCTTCTAAAGGAGAAAGCCGTTCAAGAATATCAATATAAACTCTTCTAAGTTCTATACCTTTGTTGCTTATAGCATTTACAAGGAGCTTTGCCCAAAGATCTTGTAGTTCATCGTCGTCTTCTAGTGAAGCTCCTTGTAGTAATGGGACTGCAAATTTTAACGGAATAGGATTAATTACTTCTGTTATACCGCATTTTTTCATGAACTCTGTCGCGCGACACATTAATCTAACTTGTCTTTCCCATCTTGCATATTTTAACTTATCTTCAAAAATACCGATTCCTTGTTCAAGGCTCCCTTTTATTAGAGGGGCAATAAAAGTTCCAACCTTGTCAGCAACGTCAATACCTTTTCCTATGGCTTTAGCAGTTTCTTCAATAGCCTTTGAATCTTCACTCATACTAATCACTCCCAAAAAGTCAATCTAAAATTTAATAGAGGAATTC
It encodes:
- a CDS encoding tyrosine-type recombinase/integrase, which gives rise to MDIKENTSETTLYDWLDKWLLVYSKHRVKQATFDCYSAAIGWVKVCIENKPLNLITELDIQSGLNILSDLGYSKSTIKKAQIVLNQAFNKAIRNYQLTRVTENPVVGTYIPIEAGEKDVLPLTREEQSIIEIACYEVLHGLLMLFLLYTGLRRSELCNLKWSDYDKNKSCIYVRKSKTKKGIRMVPLLPLCEQIIITQPKINEYIFNSTIKQPITDSVLKKTYIRIRKKTGIMTFTNHVCRHSFATRLLENGADPKAIAEILGHTNVSFTMNRYAAPDYDYYRNQIMVLKNIL
- a CDS encoding GNAT family N-acetyltransferase produces the protein MVLETERLELVPLSLERLKLLKDNLNMLEKELDCVYKGEALEGFILEYLDKQIRVISNNSESCLYNAFWLLIRKSDRIAVGSAAFKGLPNGNGEIEIGYGLGNEFEHNGYMTEGVCGMCKWGLAQKEVKHIIAETDIHGYASQRILERNGFERYRFNDSIWWRL
- a CDS encoding Abi-alpha family protein, yielding MSEDSKAIEETAKAIGKGIDVADKVGTFIAPLIKGSLEQGIGIFEDKLKYARWERQVRLMCRATEFMKKCGITEVINPIPLKFAVPLLQGASLEDDDELQDLWAKLLVNAISNKGIELRRVYIDILERLSPLEAKIIDKIYSIPFNENQHKFLVTYLLPDNMEVITEGKSETDYPRLSNKDIEMALIDLARIGCISPMRSIGGGEIYSFINLTHLGNNFHEACTL
- a CDS encoding recombinase family protein; translation: MKIGYIRVSTISQNIDRQVDALSQCGCEKIFIDKCTGTKANRPQLEKLFEQLRKNDIVIVTELSRFGRSTKDLINLVEQVESQGAQFISLKEDIDTTSAMGKFFFTIVCAFSQLQRDIIVQNTKEGLKAARARGRKGGRPKVDSKALDNAVKLYKTKTLSIKEIENVTGISKSSLYKYLNQKEVQSE